In Magnolia sinica isolate HGM2019 chromosome 12, MsV1, whole genome shotgun sequence, a single genomic region encodes these proteins:
- the LOC131220176 gene encoding cysteine-rich receptor-like protein kinase 10 gives MVYGNQSRIIIIIVVVSVLGLAALFGSCIYCYLQRRNGGLKDREEENHAPLTQNGFESVNESMQGDQTPEVRIIDLASIQAATNDFSDENKLGEGGFGPVYKGMLSDGKEIAVKRLSRSSGQGLEEFRNEVTLIAKLQHRNLVSLLYWCVESGEKLLIYEYMPNTSLDVFIFDPIKRRQLGWEGLDNIIGGIVKGLVYLHEDSRLRIIHRDLKASNVLLDHEMKAKISDFGMARFLGGDQSQVNTNRVVGTLYNTSNPCLNLVITNSGYMAPEYVREGLFSVKSDVYSFGVLLLEIVSGKKNISPHLAEDAQSLAWDLWRNGRATELIDPLLADCPTNKVSRWIHIGLLCVQQDAADRPTMSSVIVMLGSKSTTIQQPKQPEIYFGGLLLNQINFNASARAGSNNDVTISALEPR, from the exons atagagaagaagaaaatcatgCACCACTGACTCAGAATGGTTTCGAATCTGTCAATGAGAGTATGCAAGGTGATCAAACTCCAGAAGTACGGATCATTGACTTGGCTTCAATACAAGCTGCTACGAATGACTTCTCTGATGAAAATAAACTTGGAGAAGGAGgatttggacctgtatataag GGAATGCTATCTGATGGAAAGGAAATAGCAGTTAAAAGGCTTTCAAGGAGTTCAGGGCAAGGTCTCGAGGAATTCAGGAATGAAGTCACATTGATTGCTAAACTTCAACATAGAAACCTTGTGAGCCTCTTGTATTGGTGTGTTGAAAGTGGAGAGAAATTGCTTATCTATGAATACATGCCTAACACCAGCCTTGATGTCTTCATCTTTG ATCCAATCAAGCGTCGTCAATTAGGCTGGGAAGGACTCGATAATATCATAGGTGGAATTGTAAAGGGCCTTGTTTATCTTCACGAAGACTCGAGACTCAGAATCATTCATAGGGATCTAAAAGCCAGTAATGTGTTGTTGGACCATGAGATGAAAGCAAAGATTTCCGACTTTGGCATGGCTCGATTTTTGGGTGGAGATCAAAGTCAGGTCAATACCAATAGAGTTGTTGGAACACT TTATAATACTTCTAATCCGTGCTTGAATTTGGTCATCACCAACAGTGGTTATATGGCGCCAGAGTATGTAAGGGAAGGGTTATTCTCTGTGAAATCTGATGTTTATAGCTTTGGAGTTCTACTGTTAGAGATCGTAAGCGGAAAAAAAAACATCAGTCCACATCTAGCTGAAGATGCTCAGAGCCTC GCATGGGATTTGTGGCGCAACGGAAGAGCGACAGAGTTGATTGATCCTTTATTAGCAGATTGTCCCACCAATAAAGTGTCCAGATGGATCCACATCGGGTTGTTGTGTGTTCAACAAGATGCGGCAGATAGGCCCACCATGTCTTCTGTCATTGTCATGCTTGGAAGCAAATCTACAACAATTCAGCAACCTAAACAGCCGGAAATTTACTTTGGAGGGTTGTTGTTGAATCAAATAAATTTTAATGCAAGTGCTAGAGCCGGTTCTAACAATGATGTAACTATTTCTGCTCTTGAACCCCGGTGA